A DNA window from Zingiber officinale cultivar Zhangliang chromosome 3A, Zo_v1.1, whole genome shotgun sequence contains the following coding sequences:
- the LOC122053372 gene encoding kinesin-like protein KIN-7J isoform X1 has protein sequence MAQVGKDERILVSVRMRPLNAKEIAGNDPSDWDCLNTTTIVFKSSGQERALYPTSYTFDKAFGYDCTTQQVYVEGAKDVALSVVNGINASIFAYGQTSSGKTYTMTGITDCAIEDIYDYIKKHKERDFVLKFSAMEIYNEAVRDLLSSDSAPLRLLDDAERGTVVEKLTEETVSDQMHLKELLSFCEAQRQVGETSLNETSSRSHQILRLTIESTPHMFVGKGNSSTLLAAVNFVDLAGSERSSQISSSGVRVKEGCHINRSLLTLGKVIRQLSKGRNGHIPYRDSKLTRILQPFLGGNARTAIICTMSPARSHVEQSRNTLSFAICAKQVVTNARVNLVMSDKQMVKLLKLELARLENELRQRGFATCTNHSDVLKNQDAQIRKMEQEIKELMYERDFSQSRLQDLLRFVGEPRQWDQFSQSEMSLANSEYEDTYSISGASGITYQIPDFDSTALDTPEEMDGYNRMRLELLDKMNPSRCSISSEAIYEDQCKEVQCIEIHDMSISGQSNLLSNENVTDVCKLQNPSLQCDEDIPCATAMEQSINITTKTNGNSDMPNTEGSFPSPWVPETMHSKVSVLTRSRSCIASLMNDSVLAWLENVHQANKTEPYIFKKIPSAQPECSERRTEDAVLSVSVYQDIQRFTSVDVIEIEDTKTIPQDSDCNDHASPELNVAEKSQNQRLLQDETHNQELLLTSADMINIEDIKTIHQDVDVDDHACTTSSMSNMMESQNHKLLQEFQDNQELLQLPFNQCAQQTVKEDNEVHRNIEDVSLDPVQKSLGTSWPLEFEKKRREIIELWQAYNVSLIHRTCFFLLFKGDQSDAFYMEVERRRLSFLGTISCGKAGEVLVKDVHEFRPSTSLRYLCRERERLCREMKKKLQTVERKKLFAEWGIALNSKKRSFQLTQRLWARTDIEHVRASASLVAKLIGFVEKGEGVKEMFILSFIPQKTRKRSFGQRYLGCGMPPFMLI, from the exons ATGGCACAAGTGGGGAAGGATGAGAGGATACTGGTTTCAGTGAGGATGCGACCGCTGAATGCTAAGGAGATTGCGGGAAATGACCCCTCTGATTGGGATTGCCTCAACACCACCACCATCGTGTTTAAGAGCAGCGGCCAGGAGCGGGCTTTGTATCCTACATCCTACACATTTG ACAAAGCATTTGGTTATGACTGCACTACACAACAAGTCTATGTTGAAGGAGCTAAAGATGTTGCTTTATCAGTTGTCAATGGAATTAATG CAAGCATCTTTGCTTATGGACAAACGAGTAGTGGAAAAACATACACAATGACTGGGATAACTGATTGTGCTATCGAGGACATATATGACTATATAAAGAAG CACAAGGAAAGAGATTTTGTTCTAAAATTTTCTGCTATGGAGATATACAATGAAGCAGTAAGAGATCTGTTGAGTAGTGATAGTGCCCCTCTCAGGCTTCTTGATGATGCAGAG AGAGGGACAGTTGTTGAAAAACTTACTGAGGAAACTGTGAGCGACCAAATGCATCTCAAGGAACTTCTTTCATTTTGTGAAG CACAAAGACAGGTTGGAGAGACCTCATTAAATGAAACAAGTTCTCGATCTCATCAGATACTGAGACTG ACAATTGAGAGTACGCCTCACATGTTCGTGGGTAAGGGGAATTCAAGTACTCTTCTAGCTGCTGTG AACTTTGTTGATTTAGCAGGAAGTGAACGTTCATCTCAAATATCATCTAGTGGTGTTCGTGTAAAAGAAGGTTGCCACATCAATAGAAGTTTGCTTACCCTTGGAAAAGTTATCCGGCAACTAAG TAAAGGAAGGAATGGGCATATTCCATATCGGGATTCCAAACTAACACGCATATTACAACCTTTCTTAGGAGGTAATGCAAGAACTGCTATTATTTGCACAATGAGCCCTGCTCGAAGCCATGTTGAACAGTCCAGGAATACTCTGTCATTTGCAATATGTGCAAAACAAGTAGTTACCAATGCCCGAGTCAATTTGGTGATGTCTGATAAGCAAATGGTAAAACTATTAAAACTAGAGCTTGCTAGATTGGAAAATGAACTGAGACAAAGAGGATTTGCAACCTGCACAAATCATTCTGATGTCCTGAAAAATCAAGATGCTCAAATTAGAAAG ATGGAACAAGAAATCAAGGAGTTGATGTATGAAAGAGATTTTTCTCAGTCTCGATTACAAGATTTGCTCAGATTTGTAGGAGAGCCAAGGCAATGG GATCAATTCAGTCAGTCTGAGATGTCACTCGCAAACAGTGAATATGAAGATACATACTCAATTTCTGGTGCATCTGGTATTACATACCAAATTCCAGATTTTGACTCTACAGCACTTGATACACCAGAGGAAATGGATGGTTACAACAGGATGCGCCTTGAGCTTCTTGATAAAATGAACCCATCTAGATGCTCAATCAGCAGTGAGGCCATATATGAAGACCAGTGCAAGGAGGTTCAGTGCATTGAGATACATGATATGAGCATAAGTGGGCAATCTAATCTTCTATCAAACGAAAATGTCACTGATGTGTGCAAACTTCAAAATCCTTCATTGCAATGTGATGAAGATATACCCTGCGCTACTGCAATGGAACAATCAATTAATATTACAACTAAGACAAATGGCAATAGTGACATGCCAAATACTGAGGGATCATTTCCATCACCTTGGGTGCCAGAAACTATGCATTCTAAAGTGTCAGTACTAACTAGAAGTAGAAGTTGCATTGCTAGTCTGATGAATGATTCAGTCTTAGCTTGGCTTGAAAATGTTCATCAAGCTAATAAGACAGAGCCCTATATATTTAAAAAGATTCCTAGTGCACAACCTGAATGTTCAGAGAGAAGAACTGAAGATGCAGTGCTTTCTGTTAGTGTATACCAGGACATCCAAAGATTCACTTCCGTTGACGTGATCGAAATTGAGGATACCAAAACAATTCCTCAAGATTCTGATTGTAATGATCATGCTTCTCCAGAATTGAATGTAGCGGAGAAGAGTCAGAATCAGAGACTACTCCAAGATGAGACCCATAACCAGGAACTACTACTCACCTCCGCTGACATGATCAACATTGAGGATATCAAAACAATTCATCAAGATGTTGATGTTGATGACCATGCCTGTACAACTTCTTCAATGTCGAATATGATGGAGAGTCAAAACCATAAACTTCTTCAGGAGTTTCAGGATAACCAGGAACTGCTCCAACTCCCTTTTAACCAG TGTGCTCAACAGACTGTTAAAGAAGACAATGAGGTTCATAGGAACATTGAGGATGTAAGTCTGGATCCCGTGCAAAAATCCTTGGGGACTTCATGGCCATTGGAATTTGAGAAAAAACGTCGTGAGATAATTGAACTCTGGCAAGCATACAATGTATCCTTGATCCACAGAACTTGCTTTTTCTTGCTATTTAAAGGTGATCAATCCGATGCCTTCTATATGGAAGTTGAACGCAGAAGGTTGTCCTTCTTAGGAACCATTTCCTGTGGCAAGGCTGGTGAGGTATTGGTCAAAGATGTTCACGAATTCAGACCTTCTACAAG TTTGAGATATCTTTGTCGCGAGAGAGAAAGGTTGTGCAGGGAGATGAAGAAGAAACTTCAGAcagtggagaggaagaagctttttGCTGAATGGGGGATTGCTTTAAACTCCAAGAAAAGGAGTTTTCAACTCACTCAACGCTTGTGGGCAAGAACCGATATCGAACATGTAAGAGCCAGTGCATCTCTTGTGGCTAAGTTGATCGGATTCGTAGAAAAAGGAGAGGGCGTAAAGGAGATGTTTATACTCAGCTTCATACCACAGAAGACTAGGAAGAGATCCTTTGGCCAGCGCTACCTTGGGTGTGGGATGCCTCCCTTCATGTTGATTTAA
- the LOC122053372 gene encoding kinesin-like protein KIN-7J isoform X2, whose translation MAQVGKDERILVSVRMRPLNAKEIAGNDPSDWDCLNTTTIVFKSSGQERALYPTSYTFDKAFGYDCTTQQVYVEGAKDVALSVVNGINASIFAYGQTSSGKTYTMTGITDCAIEDIYDYIKKHKERDFVLKFSAMEIYNEAVRDLLSSDSAPLRLLDDAERGTVVEKLTEETVSDQMHLKELLSFCEAQRQVGETSLNETSSRSHQILRLTIESTPHMFVGKGNSSTLLAAVNFVDLAGSERSSQISSSGVRVKEGCHINRSLLTLGKVIRQLSKGRNGHIPYRDSKLTRILQPFLGGNARTAIICTMSPARSHVEQSRNTLSFAICAKQVVTNARVNLVMSDKQMVKLLKLELARLENELRQRGFATCTNHSDVLKNQDAQIRKMEQEIKELMYERDFSQSRLQDLLRFVGEPRQWDQFSQSEMSLANSEYEDTYSISGASGITYQIPDFDSTALDTPEEMDGYNRMRLELLDKMNPSRCSISSEAIYEDQCKEVQCIEIHDMSISGQSNLLSNENVTDVCKLQNPSLQCDEDIPCATAMEQSINITTKTNGNSDMPNTEGSFPSPWVPETMHSKVSVLTRSRSCIASLMNDSVLAWLENVHQANKTEPYIFKKIPSAQPECSERRTEDAVLSVSVYQDIQRFTSVDVIEIEDTKTIPQDSDCNDHASPELNVAEKSQNQRLLQDETHNQELLLTSADMINIEDIKTIHQDVDVDDHACTTSSMSNMMESQNHKLLQEFQDNQELLQLPFNQTVKEDNEVHRNIEDVSLDPVQKSLGTSWPLEFEKKRREIIELWQAYNVSLIHRTCFFLLFKGDQSDAFYMEVERRRLSFLGTISCGKAGEVLVKDVHEFRPSTSLRYLCRERERLCREMKKKLQTVERKKLFAEWGIALNSKKRSFQLTQRLWARTDIEHVRASASLVAKLIGFVEKGEGVKEMFILSFIPQKTRKRSFGQRYLGCGMPPFMLI comes from the exons ATGGCACAAGTGGGGAAGGATGAGAGGATACTGGTTTCAGTGAGGATGCGACCGCTGAATGCTAAGGAGATTGCGGGAAATGACCCCTCTGATTGGGATTGCCTCAACACCACCACCATCGTGTTTAAGAGCAGCGGCCAGGAGCGGGCTTTGTATCCTACATCCTACACATTTG ACAAAGCATTTGGTTATGACTGCACTACACAACAAGTCTATGTTGAAGGAGCTAAAGATGTTGCTTTATCAGTTGTCAATGGAATTAATG CAAGCATCTTTGCTTATGGACAAACGAGTAGTGGAAAAACATACACAATGACTGGGATAACTGATTGTGCTATCGAGGACATATATGACTATATAAAGAAG CACAAGGAAAGAGATTTTGTTCTAAAATTTTCTGCTATGGAGATATACAATGAAGCAGTAAGAGATCTGTTGAGTAGTGATAGTGCCCCTCTCAGGCTTCTTGATGATGCAGAG AGAGGGACAGTTGTTGAAAAACTTACTGAGGAAACTGTGAGCGACCAAATGCATCTCAAGGAACTTCTTTCATTTTGTGAAG CACAAAGACAGGTTGGAGAGACCTCATTAAATGAAACAAGTTCTCGATCTCATCAGATACTGAGACTG ACAATTGAGAGTACGCCTCACATGTTCGTGGGTAAGGGGAATTCAAGTACTCTTCTAGCTGCTGTG AACTTTGTTGATTTAGCAGGAAGTGAACGTTCATCTCAAATATCATCTAGTGGTGTTCGTGTAAAAGAAGGTTGCCACATCAATAGAAGTTTGCTTACCCTTGGAAAAGTTATCCGGCAACTAAG TAAAGGAAGGAATGGGCATATTCCATATCGGGATTCCAAACTAACACGCATATTACAACCTTTCTTAGGAGGTAATGCAAGAACTGCTATTATTTGCACAATGAGCCCTGCTCGAAGCCATGTTGAACAGTCCAGGAATACTCTGTCATTTGCAATATGTGCAAAACAAGTAGTTACCAATGCCCGAGTCAATTTGGTGATGTCTGATAAGCAAATGGTAAAACTATTAAAACTAGAGCTTGCTAGATTGGAAAATGAACTGAGACAAAGAGGATTTGCAACCTGCACAAATCATTCTGATGTCCTGAAAAATCAAGATGCTCAAATTAGAAAG ATGGAACAAGAAATCAAGGAGTTGATGTATGAAAGAGATTTTTCTCAGTCTCGATTACAAGATTTGCTCAGATTTGTAGGAGAGCCAAGGCAATGG GATCAATTCAGTCAGTCTGAGATGTCACTCGCAAACAGTGAATATGAAGATACATACTCAATTTCTGGTGCATCTGGTATTACATACCAAATTCCAGATTTTGACTCTACAGCACTTGATACACCAGAGGAAATGGATGGTTACAACAGGATGCGCCTTGAGCTTCTTGATAAAATGAACCCATCTAGATGCTCAATCAGCAGTGAGGCCATATATGAAGACCAGTGCAAGGAGGTTCAGTGCATTGAGATACATGATATGAGCATAAGTGGGCAATCTAATCTTCTATCAAACGAAAATGTCACTGATGTGTGCAAACTTCAAAATCCTTCATTGCAATGTGATGAAGATATACCCTGCGCTACTGCAATGGAACAATCAATTAATATTACAACTAAGACAAATGGCAATAGTGACATGCCAAATACTGAGGGATCATTTCCATCACCTTGGGTGCCAGAAACTATGCATTCTAAAGTGTCAGTACTAACTAGAAGTAGAAGTTGCATTGCTAGTCTGATGAATGATTCAGTCTTAGCTTGGCTTGAAAATGTTCATCAAGCTAATAAGACAGAGCCCTATATATTTAAAAAGATTCCTAGTGCACAACCTGAATGTTCAGAGAGAAGAACTGAAGATGCAGTGCTTTCTGTTAGTGTATACCAGGACATCCAAAGATTCACTTCCGTTGACGTGATCGAAATTGAGGATACCAAAACAATTCCTCAAGATTCTGATTGTAATGATCATGCTTCTCCAGAATTGAATGTAGCGGAGAAGAGTCAGAATCAGAGACTACTCCAAGATGAGACCCATAACCAGGAACTACTACTCACCTCCGCTGACATGATCAACATTGAGGATATCAAAACAATTCATCAAGATGTTGATGTTGATGACCATGCCTGTACAACTTCTTCAATGTCGAATATGATGGAGAGTCAAAACCATAAACTTCTTCAGGAGTTTCAGGATAACCAGGAACTGCTCCAACTCCCTTTTAACCAG ACTGTTAAAGAAGACAATGAGGTTCATAGGAACATTGAGGATGTAAGTCTGGATCCCGTGCAAAAATCCTTGGGGACTTCATGGCCATTGGAATTTGAGAAAAAACGTCGTGAGATAATTGAACTCTGGCAAGCATACAATGTATCCTTGATCCACAGAACTTGCTTTTTCTTGCTATTTAAAGGTGATCAATCCGATGCCTTCTATATGGAAGTTGAACGCAGAAGGTTGTCCTTCTTAGGAACCATTTCCTGTGGCAAGGCTGGTGAGGTATTGGTCAAAGATGTTCACGAATTCAGACCTTCTACAAG TTTGAGATATCTTTGTCGCGAGAGAGAAAGGTTGTGCAGGGAGATGAAGAAGAAACTTCAGAcagtggagaggaagaagctttttGCTGAATGGGGGATTGCTTTAAACTCCAAGAAAAGGAGTTTTCAACTCACTCAACGCTTGTGGGCAAGAACCGATATCGAACATGTAAGAGCCAGTGCATCTCTTGTGGCTAAGTTGATCGGATTCGTAGAAAAAGGAGAGGGCGTAAAGGAGATGTTTATACTCAGCTTCATACCACAGAAGACTAGGAAGAGATCCTTTGGCCAGCGCTACCTTGGGTGTGGGATGCCTCCCTTCATGTTGATTTAA
- the LOC122053373 gene encoding endoglucanase 23-like, giving the protein MRLIFVLLLVLGIRMCAMASRHDYRNALAKSILFFEGQRSGKLPAGQRAKWRGDSALSDGAEAGVDLAGGYYDAGDNVKFGFPMAFTATMLSWSVIEFGELMPAAELRHAAAAIRWATDYLLKTLSLPGVIFVQVGNPISDHSCWERPEDMDTARTVYNVTADRPGSEVAGETAAALAAASMVFRDIDPGYSDKLMENARRAFEFADAYKGAYSDDPGLKAGVCPFYCDFDGYQDELLWGAAWLRRASQDDSFLNYIQNNGKILGADDNINEFGWDNKHAGLNVLVSKEFMEGGVLSLESYKGFADSFMCTLIPESASSHIQYTPGGLIYKPGGSNMQHVTSISFLLLTYANYLSKSSQTVNCGSVQVAPASLQLQAKRQIDYLLGDNPMNMSYMVGYGGKYPKRIHHRGSSLPSVSTHPQLISCKDGSDYYKSPEPNVNRHVGAVVGGPGEDDVYEDNRVDFRKSEPTTYINAPLVGALAYFVANPDAGLVLT; this is encoded by the exons ATGAGACTAATATTTGTTCTTCTACTAGTGCTTGGCATCAGGATGTGCGCAATGGCGAGTCGCCATGACTACCGCAACGCATTGGCCAAGTCCATTCTGTTCTTCGAGGGGCAGAGGTCGGGGAAGCTGCCTGCGGGCCAGCGAGCCAAATGGCGCGGCGATTCGGCGCTGAGCGACGGCGCTGAGGCCGGCGTCGACCTCGCCGGAGGGTACTATGACGCCGGGGACAACGTCAAGTTCGGCTTCCCCATGGCCTTCACCGCCACCATGCTGTCTTGGAGCGTCATCGAGTTCGGCGAGCTGATGCCAGCCGCCGAGCTGCGCCACGCGGCAGCCGCCATCCGCTGGGCCACGGATTACCTGCTCAAGACCCTCTCGCTCCCCGGCGTCATCTTCGTTCAG GTGGGGAACCCGATAAGCGATCATAGCTGCTGGGAGCGACCGGAGGACATGGACACGGCGAGAACGGTGTACAACGTGACCGCCGACAGGCCGGGGTCGGAGGTGGCGGGTGAGACGGCGGCCGCGCTTGCGGCGGCTTCGATGGTGTTCCGGGACATTGATCCGGGGTACTCGGACAAGCTTATGGAGAACGCGAGGAGGGCGTTCGAGTTCGCCGACGCCTACAAGGGCGCCTACAGCGACGACCCAGGGCTCAAGGCCGGAGTCTGCCCCTTCTACTGCGACTTCGACGGCTACCAG GATGAGCTACTCTGGGGAGCTGCGTGGCTAAGAAGAGCCTCACAAGATGATTCTTTCCTCAATTACATCCAAAACAATGGAAAAATTCTCGGAGCAGATGACAACATCAATGAGTTTGGATGGGACAACAAGCATGCCGGTCTCAATGTCCTCGTCTCCAAG GAGTTCATGGAAGGTGGAGTGCTGTCGTTGGAGTCCTACAAGGGTTTCGCAGACAGCTTCATGTGCACACTGATACCTGAATCGGCGTCGTCACACATTCAGTACACACCTGGTGGCCTCATCTACAAACCTGGGGGCAGCAACATGCAGCATGTCACTTccatctccttcctcctcctgACTTACGCCAACTACCTCTCCAAGTCCTCGCAGACTGTGAATTGTGGCAGCGTCCAAGTTGCTCCAGCCTCCCTTCAGCTCCAAGCCAAGAGGCAG ATTGATTATCTACTTGGTGATAATCCGATGAACATGTCGTACATGGTTGGATATGGTGGCAAATATCCAAAAAGAATTCACCACAGGGGCTCTTCGTTGCCATCGGTCTCCACCCACCCTCAGCTCATTTCATGCAAGGATGGCTCGGACTACTATAAGTCGCCGGAGCCTAATGTCAACCGCCACGTCGGAGCGGTCGTCGGAGGGCCAGGGGAGGATGATGTTTACGAAGACAATCGAGTGGATTTTCGTAAATCCGAGCCTACGACCTACATCAATGCACCATTAGTTGGAGCTCTGGCTTACTTTGTGGCAAACCCTGATGCTGGCCTTGTTCTTACTTAG
- the LOC122054237 gene encoding MADS-box transcription factor 16-like → MGRGKIEIKKIENPTNRQVTYSKRRSGIMKKARELTVLCDAEVSIIMFSSTGKFSDYCSPSTNTKSIFDRYQQVSGIDLWSAQYERMQNNLSRLKEINRKLRREIRQRMGEDLDGMDIKELRGLEQNLDEALKVVRNRKYHVISTQTETYKKKVKNSQEAHKNLLHQLEMKDEHGGVYLCVEDDGVLAHPMYSYRVQPNQPNLQAIRSYASHHDLRLA, encoded by the exons ATGGGGAGGGGGAAGATTGAGATAAAGAAGATAGAGAACCCAACTAATAGGCAGGTGACTTATTCCAAGAGGAGGTCAGGGATCATGAAGAAGGCGAGGGAGCTCACCGTGCTGTGCGATGCTGAGGTCTCCATCATCATGTTCTCCAGCACCGGCAAGTTCTCTGATTACTGCAGCCCTTCCACTAA CACCAAAAGTATCTTTGATCGTTATCAACAAGTGTCAGGGATCGACTTGTGGAGTGCACAATATGAG AGAATGCAAAATAATCTGAGCCGTCTCAAAGAGATCAACCGTAAACTCCGCAGAGAAATAAG GCAAAGGATGGGTGAAGATCTTGATGGGATGGACATTAAGGAACTGCGCGGTCTTGAGCAAAATCTAGATGAGGCATTGAAGGTTGTTCGCAATAGAAAA TATCATGTGATCAGCACTCAAACAGAAACCTACAAGAAGAAG GTGAAGAACTCCCAAGAAGCTCACAAGAATTTACTGCATCAATTG GAGATGAAAGATGAACATGGAGGTGTTTACCTGTGCGTGGAGGATGATGGAGTGCTTGCTCATCCCATGTACTCCTACAGGGTTCAACCCAATCAACCAAACCTTCAGGCCATCAGATCATATGCCTCTCATCATGATCTACGTCTTgcttga
- the LOC122053378 gene encoding novel plant SNARE 11-like, with product MDLEDISVELAQIEGNLNDNFRALSNGFQKLQKIKEPSRQSRQLEELSDKMRECKRLIKEFERVMKEEDSRNPPDTKKALNERKQAMIKELNSYVAMKKQHASENKRVDPFSGSEDVYSEENVLLASSMTNEQLMDTGYRMMDETDEAIERSKQVVQETINVGAETTAALKAQTEQMSRIVNELDSIHFSIKKASKLAKELGRQIATDKCIMAMLFLITMGVIAIIIIKIVQPDNKDIQDIPGLPPPASRKLL from the exons ATGGATTTGGAGGATATTAGCGTGGAGCTGGCTCAAATTGAGGGCAACCTCAACGATAACTTTCGCGCATTATC AAATGGATTTCAGAAGCTGCAAAAGATCAAAGAACCAAGCAGACAGAGCAGGCAGTTAGAAGAACTGAGTGACAAGATGAGGGAATGCAAGAG GCTCATCAAAGAGTTTGAAAGAGTCATGAAGGAAGAGGATAGTAGAAATCCACCTGATACGAAAAAGGCGTTGAATGAAAGAAAGCAAGCAATG ATCAAAGAACTAAACTCATATGTTGCTATGAAGAAGCA GCATGCGAGTGAAAATAAACGAGTTGATCCTTTCAGTGGTAGTGAAGACGTATATTCTGAAGAAAATGTTCTATTGGCATCAT CTATGACCAATGAACAGTTGATGGATACTGGATACCGTATGATGGATGAAACAGATGAAGCAATTGAGCGATCAAAGCAG GTTGTTCAAGAAACCATTAATGTTGGAGCAGAAACAACAGCTGCTCTCAAGGCACAG ACTGAGCAAATGAGTAGGATTGTGAACGAACTGGATTCAATTCATTTCTCAATCAAGAAAGCATCCAAACTCGCAAAGGAATTAGGCAGACAG ATTGCAACTGACAAATGCATAATGGCAATGCTTTTCCTGATAACGATGGGGGTTATAGCTATCATAATCATCAAG ATTGTGCAACCAGATAACAAAGACATACAGGACATTCCTGGACTTCCTCCTCCGGCAAGTCGGAAGCTTCTGTGA
- the LOC122053374 gene encoding proteasome subunit alpha type-7, with translation MARYDRAITVFSPDGHLFQVEYALEAVRKGNAAVGVRGTDVIVLGVEKKSTPKLQDSRSVRKIVSLDTHIALACAGLKADARVLINRARIECQSHRLTVEDPVTVEYITRYIAGLQQKYTQSGGVRPFGLSALIIGFDPYSGAPALYQTDPSGTFSAWKANATGRNSNSMREFLEKNYKETSGQETVKLAIRALLEVVESGGKNIEIAVMTKEQGLRQLEEAEIDAIVAEIEAEKAAAEAAKKAPSKDS, from the exons ATGGCTCGCTACGACCGCGCCATCACTGTATTCTCCCCCGATGGCCATCTCTTCCAGGTCGAGTACGCCCTAGAAGCAGTCCGCAAGGGTAACGCCGCCGTCGGCGTCCGTGGCACCGACGTTATCGTCCTCGGTGTGGAGAAGAAATCCACCCCGAAGCTCCAAGACTCCCG ATCGGTGCGTAAGATCGTGAGCTTGGACACTCACATCGCGCTGGCATGCGCGGGGCTCAAGGCGGACGCTCGTGTGCTCATCAACCGGGCGCGGATCGAGTGCCAGAGCCACCGCCTCACCGTGGAGGATCCTGTCACGGTCGAGTATATCACTCGCTACATCGCCGGTCTGCAGCAGAAGTACACCCAGAGTGGCGGTGTACGACCCTTTGGGCTCTCGGCGCTCATCATTGGCTTTGACCCTTACTCTGGCGCGCCTGCGCTATACCAGACTGACCCGTCCGGAACTTTCTCGGCCTGGAAGGCAAATGCTACCGGAAGGAACTCGAATTCAATGCGGGAGTTCCTGGAAAAGAACTATAAGGAGACCTCCGGGCAGGAAACCGTGAAACTGGCTATTCGGGCACTACTTGAA GTGGTGGAGAGCGGAGGAAAGAACATAGAAATTGCAGTGATGACCAAAGAACAGGGTCTTCGTCAACTTGAAGAAGCTGAGATAGATGCTATTGTTGCTGAGATAGAGGCAGAGAAAGCTGCAGCTGAGGCTGCAAAAAAGGCCCCATCTAAAGATTCCTAA
- the LOC122053375 gene encoding rac-like GTP-binding protein 5: protein MSASRFIKCVTVGDGAVGKTCMLISYTSNTFPTDYVPTVFDNFSANVVVDGSTVNLGLWDTAGQEDYNRLRPLSYRGADVFLLAFSLISKASYENVAKKWIPELRHYAPGVPIILVGTKLDLRDDKQFFIDHPGAVPISSAQGEELQKQISAAAYLECSSKTQQNVKAVFDAAIKIVLQPPKQKKKKKKKKQHKNCSIL, encoded by the exons ATGAGTGCTTCGAGGTTTATTAAGTGCGTCACTGTGGGAGACGGCGCCGTGGGCAAGACCTGCATGCTTATCTCCTACACCAGCAACACTTTCCCAACT GATTATGTTCCTACAGTTTTTGACAATTTCAGTGCCAATGTCGTGGTGGATGGTAGCACGGTTAACTTAGGTCTGTGGGATACTGCAG GCCAAGAGGATTACAATCGATTGAGACCTTTGAGCTATCGTGGTGCTGATGTtttcttgcttgccttctctctCATTAGCAAAGCCAGCTATGAAAATGTTGCAAAGAAG TGGATACCTGAGCTGAGGCACTATGCACCTGGTGTGCCGATAATTCTTGTTGGAACAAAGCTGG ATCTTCGGGATGATAAACAATTTTTCATTGATCACCCAGGAGCTGTTCCTATAAGTAGTGCTCAG GGCGAGGAACTGCAGAAGCAAATAAGCGCGGCCGCTTACTTGGAATGCAGTTCAAAGACTCAGCAA AACGTCAAGGCAGTCTTCGATGCGGCTATCAAGATTGTTCTTCAaccacccaagcaaaagaagaagaagaagaagaagaagcaacatAAAAATTGTTCTATATTGTAA
- the LOC122053376 gene encoding mavicyanin-like, with the protein MASSLLAPAILFFLSLSAEICVRATEYTVGDGDGWDTGTNYLRWSQNHNFTVGDVLVFNYVRVLHNVYQVTEETYRSCNWSSGVIKMYDSGSDQVTLAEATSFWFICAVEGHCQGGMRMGVKVAASGGGAAAPAPEERSNDAGDAVGRVVVRRWWVVCWSVLLMVWGLRAT; encoded by the exons ATGGCTAGTTCTCTTCTAGCCCCCgccatcctcttcttcttgtcTCTCTCTGCTGAAATCTGCGTCCGAGCTACAGAGTACACCGTCGGCGACGGCGACGGGTGGGACACCGGAACCAACTACCTCCGCTGGTCGCAGAACCACAACTTCACTGTCGGCGATGTTTTAG TATTTAATTATGTGCGGGTGCTGCACAACGTGTATCAGGTGACAGAGGAGACTTACAGATCGTGTAACTGGAGCTCCGGTGTGATTAAGATGTACGACAGCGGCAGCGACCAGGTGACCCTGGCGGAGGCGACGAGTTTCTGGTTCATATGCGCCGTGGAGGGCCACTGCCAGGGAGGCATGCGGATGGGCGTCAAAGTGGCGGCTTCCGGTGGAGGCGCTGCTGCTCCGGCTCCGGAGGAGCGGAGCAATGACGCCGGCGACGCCGTAGGACGGGTGGTGGTGCGGCGGTGGTGGGTGGTTTGCTGGTCGGTATTGTTGATGGTGTGGGGCCTACGTGCTACGTAA